In Phlebotomus papatasi isolate M1 chromosome 1, Ppap_2.1, whole genome shotgun sequence, the following proteins share a genomic window:
- the LOC129809837 gene encoding geranylgeranyl transferase type-2 subunit beta — protein sequence MTFVMNDVKISPDTKSLLFEKHVEYISNYGKDKNEYEYHMTEFLRMSGIYWGVTALDLMGELDKIDRDTVVEFVKKCQCPVSGGIAACDGHDPHILYTLSAVQILCIYDCLSEIDTDAVVRYVGNLQQPDGSFFGDKWGEVDTRFSFCAVATLAILNKLDTIDLPKAVDFVMSCSNPDGGFGSKPNAESHAGLVYCCVGFLSITNQLHRLECDKLAWWLCERQLPSGGLNGRPEKLPDVCYSWWVLASLTIMGRLHWISAEKLQQFILSCQDNETGGFSDRTGNLPDIFHTLFGLGALSLLGSDQLKKVNPTFCMPEYVIQKFNLKPQSLQI from the exons ATG ACGTTCGTGATGAATGACGTGAAAATTTCTCCAGACACCAAAAGCCTACTGTTTGAGAAACACGTTGAATATATCTCAAACTACGGAAAGGACAAGAATGAGTACGAGTATCATATGACGGAATTCCTGAGGATGTCTGGGATCTATTGGGGTGTCACTGCCCTGGATCTAATGGGGGAACTGGACAAGATAGATAGGGATACAGTGGTggagtttgtgaaaaaatgccAGTGTCCAGTGTCTGGAGGAATTGCAGCTTGTGATGGACATGATCCTCATATTCTCTATACCCTGAGTGCTGTTCAGATCCTCTGCATCTATGACTGCCTCAGTGAGATTGACACGGATGCTGTCGTGAGGTACGTGGGTAACCTTCAACAGCCAGACGGAAGTTTCTTCGGTGATAAATGGGGAGAGGTCGATACGAGATTCTCATTCTGCGCTGTGGCTACTCTTGCAATCCTG AACAAGCTGGACACCATAGACCTCCCAAAAGCCGTGGACTTTGTCATGTCCTGTAGCAATCCGGATGGAGGTTTCGGTTCCAAGCCCAATGCAGAGAGTCATGCTGGCTTAGTGTACTGCTGTGTGGGCTTTCTCTCCATCACCAACCAACTGCACCGTCTGGAGTGTGACAAACTTGCCTGGTGGCTCTGTGAGAGGCAACTTCCCAGTGGAGGACTCAATGGGCGTCCGGAAAAGCTTCCTGATGTCTGCTATTCTTGGTGGGTGTTGGCTTCCTTGACCATCATGGGTCGTTTGCACTGGATCAGCGCCGAGAAGCTGCAGCAATTCATTCTCTCGTGCCAGGACAATGAGACTGGAGGATTCAGTGATCGAACAGGAAATCTTCCAGATATCTTTCACACTCTCTTTGGCTTGGGTGCCCTCTCACTCCTGGGCAGTGATCAACTGAAAAAAGTCAATCCGACATTCTGCATGCCTGAATACGTTATCCAGAAATTCAATCTGAAACCGCAGAGTTTGCAAATCTAA